One Halopiger aswanensis genomic region harbors:
- a CDS encoding extracellular solute-binding protein produces MTNSSNTVGSQSRLSRRSLAKLIGTGAVVGLAGCSGDGGSTGSGDGSDSSGGDATEGSSETTTLTAASWGEGVEREIVTEILNSYGNSAEGVEVEYQNTPYDQYSQNLQTQFAGNEEPDVFYLISDEAPTFMRNGALLSVGSDLRDADDYDLDDILDNLLEPFTYEGSVYGIPKDFTPVGLFYNTNHLEEAGVSAPETWSELRSVLEAIGESTDVDYPMAVGSQPRNTLIQLILQNGGNVLSEDGSEAVVGSQEAVEAMAFLNDLVEDDLAGIYGSDLDSTWAPPAMDAETISMAMTGAWSVSTLEQEYSDLYEATEVGMPIPEGGEEATISFTTAWAASANTDAPDASLGLIKALTDEEGMWDWVSTGTALPSRQSLLDRDFYDDRHLLSGLGDLGDVAHPMVFGPQTPMILDTIMNEAEAVLTGDKDPETAMTDAERQINSEL; encoded by the coding sequence ATGACAAACAGCAGCAATACTGTGGGCAGTCAGTCTCGGCTGAGCAGGCGGTCGCTCGCGAAACTCATCGGCACCGGTGCGGTGGTCGGTCTCGCCGGCTGTAGCGGTGACGGCGGTAGTACCGGCTCGGGCGACGGGAGCGACTCCAGTGGCGGAGATGCGACCGAAGGATCCAGCGAAACGACGACCTTAACCGCCGCCAGTTGGGGCGAGGGGGTCGAACGCGAGATAGTCACGGAGATCCTGAACAGCTACGGGAATTCGGCGGAGGGTGTCGAGGTCGAGTACCAGAACACGCCTTACGATCAGTACTCGCAAAACCTCCAGACGCAGTTCGCCGGAAACGAGGAGCCGGATGTCTTCTACCTGATCTCCGACGAGGCGCCGACATTCATGCGGAACGGCGCGCTCCTCTCGGTCGGGTCCGATCTGCGAGACGCCGACGACTACGACTTGGACGACATCCTCGATAACTTGCTCGAGCCGTTCACCTACGAGGGCTCAGTCTACGGGATCCCGAAGGATTTCACGCCGGTTGGGCTCTTCTACAATACGAACCACTTGGAGGAAGCGGGCGTGTCCGCACCGGAGACTTGGAGCGAGCTCCGGAGCGTCCTTGAAGCAATCGGTGAGTCGACTGACGTGGACTACCCGATGGCGGTCGGGAGCCAGCCCCGAAACACGCTCATTCAACTTATCCTGCAGAACGGCGGGAACGTCCTCTCTGAGGACGGCAGCGAAGCGGTGGTCGGATCACAGGAGGCCGTCGAGGCCATGGCGTTCCTGAACGACCTCGTCGAGGACGACCTCGCCGGAATCTACGGCAGCGACCTTGATTCGACGTGGGCACCACCCGCCATGGACGCGGAAACGATCAGCATGGCAATGACCGGTGCGTGGTCCGTGTCTACACTTGAACAGGAGTACAGCGACCTCTATGAGGCGACCGAGGTGGGGATGCCCATCCCAGAAGGCGGCGAGGAAGCCACCATCTCATTCACGACCGCATGGGCGGCCTCCGCGAACACGGATGCTCCGGATGCTTCTCTTGGCCTGATCAAGGCGCTCACCGACGAGGAGGGCATGTGGGACTGGGTTAGTACCGGCACGGCGCTCCCGTCACGACAGTCGCTTCTGGATCGTGACTTCTACGATGACCGGCACCTGCTCTCCGGGTTGGGTGACCTCGGCGACGTCGCCCACCCGATGGTGTTCGGACCGCAGACGCCGATGATCCTCGACACGATCATGAACGAAGCGGAGGCTGTTCTGACCGGTGACAAAGACCCCGAAACCGCGATGACCGACGCCGAGCGCCAGATCAACTCTGAACTCTGA
- the melA gene encoding alpha-galactosidase, with protein sequence MPQITFIGAGSMVFATKIVGDILSFDELSDSTIVLMDIDEHRLDQTARVAEAIVENEGLDATVESTTDRLDALEDADYVLNMINVGGTEPFENEIRIPERYGVKQAIGDTIGPGGIFRGLRTIPTMLDIAGDMEEVCPDALLLNYTNPMSILCQAMFEATDIETVGLCHSVPHTAEAIADYVGVPEDELEYWVAGVNHVAWFLEVTHDGESLYPELRDAGDRPETYDRDTVRFEMLDHFGYFPTESSHHMSEYVPYFRTDETTIEAMTGTDYAERMPTATYLEGWKERSEERDDPDLNVDLDEVSAERSEEYASRLIHSLETDTPRRFNLNVSNETNAIESLPADACVEVPVLADGTGIHPCSVGELPKSIRTFPQQHTAVYQLVVEGALENDRAKVHRAVKQDPLTAAQLTLPEIHEMTEELLAANEPYLPRLE encoded by the coding sequence ATGCCCCAAATCACGTTCATCGGAGCGGGTAGTATGGTGTTTGCTACCAAAATCGTCGGCGACATCCTCTCGTTCGACGAACTCTCCGACAGCACGATCGTATTGATGGACATCGACGAACACCGACTGGACCAGACGGCACGGGTTGCGGAAGCGATCGTCGAGAACGAGGGTCTCGACGCGACGGTGGAGTCGACGACCGACCGGCTCGATGCACTGGAGGACGCAGATTACGTTCTCAATATGATCAACGTCGGCGGGACCGAGCCGTTTGAAAACGAGATCCGCATCCCCGAGCGGTATGGGGTCAAGCAGGCTATCGGTGACACGATCGGACCGGGCGGCATCTTCCGGGGGCTCCGGACGATTCCAACGATGCTGGACATCGCAGGCGACATGGAGGAAGTATGTCCCGATGCGCTGTTGTTGAACTACACGAACCCCATGTCGATCCTGTGCCAAGCGATGTTCGAAGCGACCGACATCGAAACGGTCGGCCTCTGCCACAGTGTCCCCCACACCGCCGAGGCCATTGCCGACTACGTCGGTGTTCCCGAAGACGAACTAGAGTACTGGGTCGCCGGCGTTAACCACGTCGCGTGGTTCCTCGAGGTGACACACGACGGCGAGAGCCTCTACCCAGAACTCCGCGACGCCGGCGACCGACCCGAGACTTACGACCGAGACACGGTTCGCTTCGAGATGCTGGACCACTTCGGCTACTTCCCGACCGAGTCCTCTCATCACATGTCTGAATACGTCCCGTACTTCCGTACCGACGAGACGACGATAGAAGCGATGACGGGTACCGATTACGCTGAACGGATGCCAACCGCGACGTACCTTGAGGGGTGGAAGGAACGCTCCGAGGAACGCGACGATCCGGACCTGAACGTCGATCTCGACGAGGTTAGCGCCGAGCGGTCGGAGGAGTACGCATCGCGACTCATCCACTCCCTCGAAACAGACACCCCCCGTCGGTTCAATCTCAACGTCAGCAACGAGACGAACGCGATTGAATCGCTACCCGCGGACGCTTGCGTCGAGGTGCCCGTCCTCGCCGACGGGACCGGTATCCACCCGTGTTCAGTCGGCGAGCTCCCCAAATCGATCCGGACGTTCCCACAGCAGCACACAGCCGTCTACCAGCTTGTCGTCGAAGGCGCGTTGGAGAATGATCGTGCGAAGGTGCACCGCGCGGTCAAACAGGACCCGCTGACCGCCGCACAGCTGACACTGCCGGAGATTCACGAGATGACCGAGGAACTGCTGGCGGCCAACGAACCGTATCTGCCGCGGCTTGAGTGA
- a CDS encoding IclR family transcriptional regulator — protein MPRPTVRDPSDLSTPVARTTVTSFRIIDAMAGRTSVGVSELADELSIQKGTVHKHLSTLERVGYVVKTGRKYRLSVGFLELGASVRARMTLYNVAHGPLKKLSEATEKTASIMIREGNWGVYLTRVVSEEHTQTELFEGERVPLPATAGGKAILAYLSADDRKAVFDEFVPSEYTENTISDRDALDAELQAVRDNRLAHDRGEYDSDRHCIAAPITDRDDDPVGAVTISGPAEQMREESSQYDFSSIVASTATSIQNKVLQ, from the coding sequence ATGCCAAGGCCAACTGTCCGCGATCCGAGCGACCTCAGCACGCCAGTTGCACGGACGACCGTGACGAGCTTCAGGATCATCGACGCGATGGCCGGTCGGACGTCCGTGGGCGTCAGCGAACTCGCGGACGAGCTTTCGATTCAAAAAGGGACCGTACACAAACATCTCTCCACGCTCGAACGGGTCGGATATGTGGTCAAAACGGGTCGCAAATATCGACTGAGCGTCGGATTTCTGGAACTGGGTGCGAGCGTGCGCGCGAGAATGACCCTCTACAACGTAGCTCACGGACCACTGAAGAAACTATCTGAGGCGACCGAGAAGACGGCAAGCATCATGATCCGCGAGGGGAATTGGGGTGTGTACCTGACGCGAGTCGTGAGCGAAGAGCACACGCAGACGGAGCTGTTCGAGGGAGAGCGAGTCCCTCTTCCCGCTACCGCCGGGGGAAAGGCGATACTGGCGTACCTCTCGGCGGACGACCGCAAAGCCGTCTTCGACGAGTTCGTTCCGTCCGAGTATACCGAGAACACGATCAGCGACAGGGACGCGCTCGACGCCGAGTTACAGGCCGTACGGGATAACCGCCTGGCACACGACAGGGGCGAATACGACAGCGATCGCCACTGTATCGCGGCGCCGATCACGGATAGAGACGACGACCCTGTCGGCGCGGTCACCATCTCGGGACCGGCCGAACAAATGCGAGAGGAATCGTCTCAGTATGACTTCTCGAGTATCGTCGCAAGCACCGCGACCTCCATTCAGAACAAGGTGCTCCAATGA
- a CDS encoding sulfatase-like hydrolase/transferase — MSRSNRPNVLVVLTDQQRWDTLGVYDSPMDLTPTLDRLGAEGTVVEQAITPQPTCVPFRAAFQTGRFATETGVWREGLELDDDVRTLGHRFADAGYDVGFVGGWYLSGAFEEPVSEGSRGGYTDFWRAADVPEFTSHPEEGYLYDEAGDRVTFDAYRTDAFTEFGIKGLDALSEPFFLVVSYLEPHHQNDMWSFVAPEDYAERYGTDPWIPGDLKSSPGDWYGELPDYYGMVKRLDEAVDDLLSALEERGIRDDTVVAYTSDHGCHFRTRPGEYKRTPHESAVRVPAILAGPGFDEAHNVERVTSLLDLPPTLLEAAGLTPPDEMHGDSLLPVIRGDESDEDGLAFVQISESQIGRAIRTDRWKYAVAAPKLNGWRGGNGDPASDTYVERYLYDLYEDPFEQVNLAGRPNYRDTADRLSRKLQECLTDIEGETPTIRQLDRGFSEY, encoded by the coding sequence ATGTCCCGAAGCAACCGCCCCAACGTACTCGTGGTGCTCACCGACCAGCAGCGGTGGGATACGCTCGGCGTCTATGATTCGCCGATGGACCTGACCCCGACCCTCGACCGCCTCGGGGCGGAAGGAACCGTCGTCGAGCAGGCTATCACGCCCCAGCCCACCTGTGTCCCGTTCAGGGCCGCCTTCCAGACAGGACGGTTCGCGACGGAGACGGGTGTGTGGCGCGAGGGGTTAGAGCTCGACGACGATGTTCGGACCCTCGGGCACCGGTTCGCCGACGCGGGATACGACGTCGGCTTCGTCGGCGGATGGTACCTCTCCGGGGCGTTCGAAGAGCCCGTCTCGGAAGGGTCGCGGGGCGGATACACTGACTTCTGGCGGGCCGCCGACGTACCCGAGTTCACGTCGCACCCAGAAGAAGGGTACCTCTACGACGAGGCGGGCGACCGAGTCACCTTCGACGCATATCGAACAGATGCGTTCACGGAGTTCGGGATCAAGGGGCTGGACGCCCTCTCGGAGCCGTTTTTCTTAGTCGTCTCGTATCTTGAGCCGCACCACCAGAACGATATGTGGTCATTTGTCGCCCCCGAGGACTACGCGGAACGCTACGGCACCGACCCGTGGATTCCGGGCGACTTGAAGTCGAGCCCGGGCGACTGGTACGGCGAGCTTCCCGATTACTACGGGATGGTCAAGCGACTGGACGAGGCGGTTGACGATCTCCTCTCCGCGCTCGAGGAGCGGGGCATCCGGGACGACACCGTCGTCGCGTACACGTCCGACCACGGGTGTCACTTCCGGACCCGACCAGGGGAGTACAAACGGACGCCGCACGAGTCGGCAGTCCGTGTCCCCGCGATCCTCGCCGGACCGGGCTTCGATGAGGCGCACAACGTGGAGCGCGTCACTAGTCTCCTCGACCTCCCTCCGACCCTCTTGGAGGCGGCGGGACTCACACCGCCCGACGAGATGCACGGAGACAGCCTGCTTCCCGTGATACGGGGTGATGAATCAGACGAGGACGGTCTCGCGTTCGTCCAGATCAGCGAGTCGCAGATCGGGCGGGCAATCCGGACGGACCGGTGGAAGTACGCCGTGGCGGCGCCGAAGCTCAACGGCTGGCGCGGCGGCAACGGCGACCCGGCGAGCGATACGTACGTGGAGCGGTACCTCTACGACCTCTACGAGGACCCGTTCGAGCAGGTGAACCTTGCGGGCCGTCCCAACTACCGCGACACCGCAGATCGACTTTCCCGCAAGCTACAGGAGTGCCTCACCGATATCGAGGGGGAGACTCCGACGATCAGACAACTCGACAGAGGTTTCTCCGAGTACTGA
- a CDS encoding beta-galactosidase, with translation MSIGVCYFPEHWPRERWETDAAQMADAGIEYVRLAEFSWSIIEPERGVFDFSWLDEAIEVLADHGLKVVLCTPTATPPKWLVDEHPEILQADRDGTSRHFGSRRHYCFNSPQYRTETRRIVSAMASHYADIPAVVGWQTDNEFGCHGTVRCYCEDCSAAFSEWLSERYDDIDDLNERWGTTFWSQRYRSFEAVNPPRPTPAEHHPSHLLDYYRFATDSVVDYNRLHVEILRDHGDWFITHNFMGDFETLDAHKVSDDLDLVSWDSYPTGFVQDRRSGSPSMDELRAGDPDQVGMTHDLCRATNNAPFWVMEQQPGDINWPPRCPQPGEGAMRLWAHHAVGHGADVVSYFRWRRCRQGQEQYHAGLRKQDGSADRGYVDALNAAGELDAVDPNHVDAPVALLHDYENWWAIDIQPHAPDFDYWEHHRSYYRALRSRGVQVDIVHPEASLKGYEAVVAPCLHLVDDDLAARLTDFVEGGGELLMGARSGVKTPANQLHETLAPGPLADLAGVRVEQHESFAKATDLAVKFDGDDYAYSVWGEWLAPEEATVVVAEHTVGPAAGQPAITRAERGGGSVTYCGIWPDEDLLDALVTGLLSRGDIYIGERLPAGVRLNERDGLTWVTNFTGEPRNIDVADGDLLVGGETIEPYGVAVVSGPRSAVTVR, from the coding sequence ATGTCGATCGGAGTCTGTTACTTCCCCGAGCACTGGCCGCGGGAACGGTGGGAGACCGACGCCGCGCAGATGGCCGACGCCGGTATCGAGTACGTTCGGTTGGCCGAGTTCTCGTGGAGCATCATTGAGCCGGAGCGCGGTGTGTTCGACTTCTCGTGGCTGGACGAGGCGATCGAGGTCCTCGCAGACCACGGGCTGAAGGTCGTCCTGTGTACGCCGACCGCGACGCCCCCGAAGTGGCTCGTCGACGAACACCCGGAGATCCTCCAAGCCGACCGCGACGGCACCTCGCGGCACTTTGGCTCGCGGCGGCACTACTGTTTCAACTCGCCACAATACCGAACGGAAACACGTCGAATCGTCTCGGCGATGGCGAGCCACTACGCAGACATCCCCGCAGTCGTCGGCTGGCAGACAGACAACGAGTTCGGCTGCCACGGGACCGTTCGGTGTTACTGTGAGGACTGCTCGGCCGCCTTTTCCGAATGGCTCTCCGAGCGGTACGACGATATCGATGATCTGAACGAACGGTGGGGAACCACCTTCTGGAGCCAGCGGTACCGCTCGTTCGAGGCGGTCAACCCGCCGCGGCCGACGCCCGCCGAACACCATCCGTCGCACCTGCTCGATTACTACCGCTTCGCTACCGACAGCGTCGTTGACTACAACCGCCTCCATGTCGAGATCCTGCGCGACCATGGCGACTGGTTTATCACACACAACTTCATGGGTGACTTCGAGACGCTCGACGCGCACAAAGTTAGCGACGACCTTGACCTCGTCTCGTGGGACTCGTACCCGACGGGATTCGTCCAAGACCGGCGGTCTGGTTCCCCTTCGATGGACGAACTGCGAGCGGGCGATCCCGATCAAGTCGGGATGACACACGACCTCTGTCGAGCGACGAACAACGCCCCCTTCTGGGTTATGGAACAGCAGCCCGGAGACATCAACTGGCCGCCGCGCTGTCCACAGCCGGGCGAGGGCGCGATGCGCCTCTGGGCGCACCACGCGGTAGGCCACGGTGCGGACGTGGTGTCATACTTCCGGTGGCGACGGTGTCGGCAGGGCCAGGAACAGTACCACGCAGGTCTTCGAAAGCAGGACGGCTCCGCCGACCGTGGGTACGTCGACGCGTTGAACGCCGCCGGAGAACTCGACGCCGTCGATCCCAACCACGTGGACGCGCCGGTAGCGCTGCTTCACGACTACGAGAACTGGTGGGCCATCGACATTCAGCCGCACGCCCCCGACTTCGATTACTGGGAGCACCACCGAAGCTACTACCGAGCGCTGCGGTCTCGGGGCGTCCAGGTCGACATTGTCCACCCCGAGGCATCGTTAAAAGGGTATGAGGCCGTCGTCGCCCCGTGTCTCCACCTCGTCGACGACGACCTCGCCGCCCGCCTCACCGATTTCGTCGAGGGAGGAGGGGAACTGCTCATGGGTGCCCGGTCAGGAGTCAAGACGCCGGCGAATCAGTTACACGAGACGCTGGCTCCGGGGCCGCTCGCCGATCTCGCCGGCGTTCGGGTCGAACAACACGAGAGCTTTGCGAAGGCAACCGACCTCGCGGTCAAGTTCGACGGAGACGACTACGCGTACTCCGTCTGGGGCGAATGGCTCGCACCCGAGGAAGCGACAGTGGTAGTCGCAGAACACACGGTCGGTCCGGCTGCCGGTCAGCCGGCGATCACGCGCGCCGAACGCGGCGGCGGGTCGGTGACTTACTGTGGCATCTGGCCCGACGAGGACCTGCTTGATGCGCTCGTCACCGGACTGTTGTCGCGCGGCGACATCTATATTGGGGAACGTCTCCCAGCGGGTGTCCGACTTAACGAACGGGACGGCCTGACGTGGGTGACGAACTTCACCGGTGAGCCGCGCAATATCGACGTGGCCGACGGGGACCTCCTCGTCGGCGGCGAGACGATTGAACCGTACGGCGTCGCCGTCGTCTCCGGACCCCGATCGGCCGTGACCGTTCGGTGA
- a CDS encoding Coenzyme F420 hydrogenase/dehydrogenase, beta subunit C-terminal domain — translation MTSDDTLPKKPSNVATDGGSETPKLRDDYAGSKPSETWFTELDQAVIQEDRCIQCGSCIAVCPVDTIGTDEDGLPTLTKMCIGCSRCWDFCPRGGLRYERQWKITGGEDNVKGAGDPIDEHSAKVQDNWRENAQDGGVVTAMLIRLLEEGKIDGAVIATESEDEPWKAEPFIATTPKECIENAGSFYNQTMALEHLDYRAIEETFPEMDLDDLDLAVVGTPCVIEGIEALQDFEWDYGSHEEGVRAIEYTIALMCTKNFNYYKFVGEQLEEKRDIPPKDIKKMDILHGKLMVWDHSDEMILEEDIENFHSAALKGCDECADFTGYCADVSVGSVGSSDEYSSVIVRTEAGQEMWELTEPELDHHDLEDRSAIGGLQNWDKKAAFDALERPFDPDAPRFFSYSEHADDYGVDPNPYDPSVKGKPSSSS, via the coding sequence GTGACTTCTGACGATACACTCCCAAAAAAACCATCCAACGTAGCTACCGACGGCGGTAGCGAGACACCAAAGTTGCGGGACGATTACGCGGGCAGTAAACCGTCTGAAACCTGGTTTACGGAACTCGATCAGGCTGTCATACAGGAGGATCGCTGTATCCAGTGTGGTAGCTGTATCGCCGTCTGTCCGGTCGATACAATCGGTACCGATGAGGACGGACTACCAACGCTAACGAAGATGTGTATTGGCTGCTCGCGTTGCTGGGATTTCTGTCCCCGTGGCGGCCTTCGATACGAACGCCAGTGGAAGATTACCGGCGGGGAAGACAACGTCAAAGGTGCCGGCGACCCGATCGATGAACACTCCGCAAAGGTCCAAGACAACTGGCGAGAGAACGCACAGGACGGTGGCGTCGTCACCGCCATGCTGATTCGCCTGCTTGAGGAGGGCAAGATCGACGGCGCGGTCATCGCAACCGAAAGTGAGGACGAGCCGTGGAAGGCTGAGCCGTTTATCGCAACCACTCCCAAGGAGTGTATCGAGAACGCAGGGTCGTTCTACAACCAGACGATGGCGCTGGAACACCTCGATTACAGAGCCATCGAAGAGACGTTCCCGGAGATGGACCTCGACGACCTCGATCTCGCAGTCGTCGGGACGCCGTGTGTGATCGAAGGTATCGAAGCCCTGCAGGACTTCGAGTGGGACTACGGCAGCCACGAGGAAGGCGTCCGTGCGATCGAGTACACGATCGCGCTGATGTGTACTAAGAACTTCAACTACTACAAGTTCGTCGGCGAACAACTCGAGGAGAAACGCGACATTCCGCCGAAAGATATCAAGAAGATGGACATCCTTCACGGCAAGCTGATGGTCTGGGACCACTCCGACGAGATGATCCTCGAGGAAGACATCGAAAACTTCCACAGCGCCGCGCTGAAAGGCTGTGACGAGTGTGCTGATTTCACCGGCTACTGTGCGGACGTTTCGGTCGGCTCGGTCGGCTCGTCCGACGAGTACTCGAGTGTCATCGTCCGAACGGAGGCGGGCCAGGAAATGTGGGAACTCACCGAACCGGAGCTCGACCACCACGACCTGGAGGACCGCTCCGCGATCGGCGGCCTCCAGAATTGGGACAAGAAGGCCGCGTTCGACGCGCTCGAGCGACCGTTCGATCCGGATGCGCCACGGTTCTTCTCCTACAGCGAACACGCCGACGATTACGGCGTTGATCCGAACCCGTACGATCCATCGGTCAAAGGCAAACCGAGCAGTAGTAGCTGA
- a CDS encoding acyl-CoA dehydrogenase: MKKGSGNLDFGDSDDDSEDEESEPPFASSDDTEPEPSQSKTTTNERTTTESTPSDESSSDGREFPYFVRRSNVGDERDKRIEVHLRPEVNSQESEFRNELADELDVGEVAKTDAREFALKFAFENPEAVAELMRDEGYGLTD; the protein is encoded by the coding sequence ATGAAAAAGGGATCTGGAAATCTCGACTTCGGTGATAGCGACGACGATTCGGAGGATGAAGAGTCGGAACCTCCGTTCGCATCCTCTGATGACACCGAGCCAGAACCCAGCCAGTCAAAGACGACTACAAACGAGCGAACCACTACTGAGTCAACGCCATCTGACGAATCTTCTTCAGACGGCCGTGAGTTCCCGTATTTCGTCCGCCGGAGTAACGTCGGTGATGAACGAGATAAGCGAATTGAGGTCCATCTCCGCCCGGAAGTAAACAGTCAGGAATCTGAATTCCGAAATGAACTTGCTGACGAACTCGATGTCGGCGAAGTTGCGAAGACCGACGCTCGAGAATTTGCGCTCAAATTTGCGTTTGAAAATCCGGAGGCCGTTGCTGAGTTGATGCGTGACGAAGGCTATGGATTAACCGACTGA
- a CDS encoding ParA family protein has protein sequence MITAVVYSESGGTFKTTTTANLAVSLERMGLDVCVIDLDPQEGNLTSLFDVGEHRSDPEADNLVKHILEMPDGNFEDLIETSSEGVDVVPSHDMLGDFTSNLEQKIAYETGMKNMSKDEFPRYELLYDLLWNEEQLQEQYDAILIDPNARAEDLLFNAIYAMRTLVAPVKPAGKGNLSLDGLEELVTNMSDQLDIEVGLSCVVPSGVGQTNAHQQYSKQFKNTDAYETPVAIPDRESLMDTMWEARGSAFKVIEERWKTFEQDGEMVSEPGRRRLRDRELETARDIYELAAFIATETFDAEIDPELTLDIEGKGEYTFNVHDDAETEVTA, from the coding sequence ATGATAACGGCAGTCGTGTACTCGGAGTCCGGCGGTACGTTCAAAACGACCACGACAGCGAATCTCGCGGTCAGTCTCGAGCGGATGGGCCTGGATGTCTGCGTGATCGATCTCGACCCCCAGGAAGGGAATCTCACGAGCCTGTTCGACGTCGGGGAGCATCGAAGCGATCCCGAAGCCGACAATCTCGTGAAACACATTCTCGAGATGCCTGACGGTAACTTTGAGGATCTGATTGAGACATCCTCAGAAGGCGTTGATGTCGTGCCGAGCCACGACATGCTCGGCGATTTCACGTCCAATCTCGAGCAGAAGATCGCCTATGAAACGGGTATGAAGAACATGAGTAAGGACGAGTTCCCGCGCTATGAGTTGCTCTACGATCTACTCTGGAACGAGGAACAGCTCCAGGAGCAGTACGATGCGATTCTCATTGACCCGAACGCTCGAGCAGAGGATCTGTTGTTTAATGCGATCTATGCAATGCGGACACTCGTTGCGCCGGTCAAGCCGGCAGGGAAAGGCAACCTGAGTCTCGATGGCCTCGAGGAACTCGTCACAAACATGAGCGACCAGCTGGACATTGAGGTTGGATTGTCCTGTGTCGTTCCGTCCGGAGTCGGTCAGACGAACGCTCACCAGCAGTACTCGAAACAGTTCAAGAACACTGATGCGTATGAGACTCCGGTCGCCATCCCTGACCGCGAGAGCTTGATGGATACGATGTGGGAAGCTCGCGGCTCGGCATTCAAGGTCATCGAAGAACGATGGAAAACGTTCGAACAGGACGGTGAGATGGTCAGTGAACCTGGTCGACGACGCCTTCGCGATCGCGAACTCGAAACGGCCCGCGATATCTACGAACTCGCAGCGTTCATTGCAACTGAGACGTTCGACGCCGAGATTGATCCGGAATTGACGCTCGATATCGAGGGGAAAGGCGAGTACACGTTCAATGTTCACGACGACGCAGAAACTGAGGTGACGGCGTAA
- a CDS encoding Cdc6/Cdc18 family protein produces MIRDARVLRAGFVPREVEHRDAEVNHLSSVLKPITNGEPADTAIVTGPSGTGKTCISKFVTERLREEVLDVEATYVNCWRNYTRFRTLYQILDDLGTTIDIHRQSTPHDELIERLQQYNGPRTVVILDEVDQLEDPSVLYDLHSLPQFAIICIANKEEDLFNRVDDRLVSRLRSSEHVRMDKYHNEQLYDILQARTKRGLEQEAITDEQLYRIADAAAGDARLAIGMLRSAASKADRENQERITDDILLDAATDARAQIKQRSLDSLTPHQQVVYNIVRDDGPLAPGEIHERYVDEVDDPRTKRTVRAYLSKMAQYNLLEAEGTSRDREYSLVNSTASPSVQ; encoded by the coding sequence ATGATCCGCGATGCTCGAGTCCTTCGCGCCGGTTTCGTTCCTCGAGAAGTTGAGCATCGCGACGCCGAAGTGAACCATCTTTCGAGTGTCCTCAAACCCATCACGAACGGCGAGCCTGCTGACACGGCTATTGTGACTGGACCGAGCGGCACGGGGAAAACCTGCATCTCGAAATTCGTTACCGAACGCCTTCGCGAAGAGGTGCTCGATGTCGAAGCCACCTACGTCAACTGCTGGCGCAACTATACTCGCTTCCGGACCCTCTACCAGATCCTTGATGACTTGGGAACGACGATCGACATCCATCGCCAATCAACGCCACATGACGAACTCATCGAACGACTCCAGCAGTACAACGGCCCTCGGACCGTAGTTATCCTCGACGAGGTCGATCAACTGGAGGATCCGAGCGTTCTCTACGACCTCCACAGCCTCCCGCAGTTTGCAATCATCTGCATTGCGAACAAGGAAGAGGACTTGTTCAATCGCGTTGATGACCGTCTCGTAAGCCGACTCCGCTCGAGCGAGCACGTCCGAATGGACAAATACCACAACGAGCAACTCTACGACATTCTTCAGGCACGCACCAAGCGTGGACTCGAGCAGGAAGCCATCACAGACGAGCAACTATACCGGATCGCGGATGCAGCAGCCGGCGATGCTCGTCTCGCTATTGGTATGCTCCGATCCGCAGCAAGCAAAGCCGACCGAGAGAACCAGGAGCGGATTACCGACGATATTCTGCTCGATGCAGCGACGGATGCCCGCGCGCAGATTAAACAGCGAAGCCTCGATTCGCTTACGCCCCATCAGCAGGTCGTATACAACATTGTTCGCGATGACGGCCCGCTTGCACCGGGAGAGATCCACGAACGATACGTCGACGAAGTTGATGATCCCCGAACGAAACGAACCGTTCGGGCCTATCTCTCGAAAATGGCACAGTATAATCTTCTTGAGGCAGAGGGGACAAGCCGAGACCGTGAATACTCATTAGTCAATTCAACAGCTTCCCCCTCTGTTCAGTAG